The following is a genomic window from Paenibacillus thiaminolyticus.
TACATCAGCTATAACGCCCTTATTGCCTGATATTAGAGCTGAAGGGCATCTAAGATGGAATCAGGTTAGCAGACTACGAGAAGCGTATAGAGAAGCGGTAAGAGCTGTTAGAGAGGATGGGCTATCGCTTCCAATTGAATTTAACTATGAAGAATCGGAATACGTGAATGAACGATGGTACTTTAAATTATGGGATATTTCTAGTTTTGATCTCGAAATCTTAGATAAAGAGATAAGTAATTACGATAACAGTGAAAAAGATTACTTTTTGGAGTTTGTAAAAGCAGAGAATATAGATGATGGTTCTGAAGGTGATGGTCCTTGGTTTCTAGATATCCTTCGTTTACGTATTCTTGGAAACTGGCAGGGTAATCATCCAACTGCTGAAAAGCGAGCAAAAGTAGTAAACTATCTTAGACATTGGGGTTATGAAGTAGACGAATCCTCAAAGTCGTCATCTCCATTTTCTCCACGAAACTCGGGGCTTTTGATCCAAGGATTTCAAATTACGAGAAGGCAGCGACTTACGGATAAGCTATTGATTAACATCGAACCCATTTACGTAGCATGTATGTTCGCACGTTTTGCACTAGATGTCATAACTTCATCTGGTGCACGGATCAATGAAGTATTGCAAATTAGTTATGACAAGGATTGTTGCGTAGTTACCTTTGACAGAAATACTAGTCCACCACAAGCAAACTATATTTTGCGACTTACACCAAAGGGCAGGGAAGAACCTGAGAATTATTATTTACCAGAAGACGTATTCAAATTTATGACTGAAATAATTAAAATGTTAAAGGAATCATACAAATCTGATACTCTTCCAGAAGTAGAATTCGATGTTGATAGTAGAAAGCATCTAATGGCATCCAAGAAATATATTTTTCAGTATGAATCACGACATATTAACCATTTTTCTCTTAATGCAATCCTAAGATTTTTGTTACATGGAATCATAATTCAAGCAGCCGATGGATCTCAAGTTATTGTTCAATCTCATAAGCTAAGACACGCATTCGCAACGCATGCGGTTCAAAATGAAAAGCTACCTGTGGATATTGTAATGTCCCTACTCCATCAAAAAGATATTGAAGTAACGAATTATTATTCAATGCCAACAACAAAGCAAATTTCGGATTCTGTCAATGATCTGCATGAAAACTGGGTTTCGTATATAGACATTCAAAAGGGCTTATTAAGAAAACCTCAAGAATTAAAGGAAATATACGATGATTATCGTGAAAAAGTAGGAACGTTATCAAAAGTAGTAGGAGGGATATGTACAATCGACACCGTTTGTCCTACAAAGATGGCGTGTGTTGGTTGTGCCGCGAAAGTCCCTAGGCCTGAATTTAAAGATGAAATAACGGAATATTATAATTGGGCTAATGAGAGTGAAAAACGATTTGAAAAGCTTGGACTACCACTCGAAGCTAGAAAAATGAAAATATCCAAAAATCGGGCACGAAATGAGTTAAGGGAGATTCAACTAATTGAAAAATATCAAGAAGATCAAAAATTCGAAGTTGAAGTCCGAATCAACAAACGAAATTAAGTGGCTTAATGGTTACTATTCTAGTAATAAAGAGCGCGCATTCAAATTAGGTGTAAGTGCCATTGATTCGTTACTTAAAGAGGGAAAAAGAATATCTTATCGTTCTGTGGCATTGAGAGCAAAGGAAATAGATCCTGAAGGAAAGGGGATCCACGCAAATACTCTAAAAACCAATGAGGATCTTTACTTATATTATCTGAAACATTGTAACTCTACTAACTACAATGACCGTATAGATAAAAGTAAGATCATGTTGGATGATTCAATTTATAGGAACATTAAGCTAGATAGGGACATTGAAAGTGTAAAGAAAAGATACTCAAGATTGAGTAAAAGTGAACTCATAGCATTGCTAATTAATGCTGAGCAGTACATTGCAGAACAAAATCAAATTTGGTTAAAGCAAGAATTTGAAAAATTCTCATGATCAAGTCACAGAACAAAAGCAACATCACTTAGATGTTGCTTTTGTGTATTAATTATCTATTTAGATGCCATTATCTCATATAGATCTTTCGAAAGAGTCTTAGATCCATTTATCCCTTTCAAATACTTGAAAGGACCTTCTATAGACCAGTCGATTTTCCGCAAACGTTTAATAGCCCTAACAAACCCTTGATAATCAACATGAGTATTTTCGTCTTTCTTATAGTCATTTAAAAGCCGAGAGCCGGCC
Proteins encoded in this region:
- a CDS encoding site-specific integrase, whose protein sequence is MSVKTEQMNDLQEKVWFQMLYNKLPNDLLELRDSQSRYYWDQVDEKNLKYHIKQCIGRPWANHFALVLLCITDRNLSPQSIFNMISVLNARFRDLFGYFNLSNVNDLNVIHVEQYVTGQIFEGHSDRQRHSFLTNYNTFLFNLNKWVGTQFTESEQQCLLQYMLPNLPFDNRDFNARTKAVNSAKTKRKEDTSAITPLLPDIRAEGHLRWNQVSRLREAYREAVRAVREDGLSLPIEFNYEESEYVNERWYFKLWDISSFDLEILDKEISNYDNSEKDYFLEFVKAENIDDGSEGDGPWFLDILRLRILGNWQGNHPTAEKRAKVVNYLRHWGYEVDESSKSSSPFSPRNSGLLIQGFQITRRQRLTDKLLINIEPIYVACMFARFALDVITSSGARINEVLQISYDKDCCVVTFDRNTSPPQANYILRLTPKGREEPENYYLPEDVFKFMTEIIKMLKESYKSDTLPEVEFDVDSRKHLMASKKYIFQYESRHINHFSLNAILRFLLHGIIIQAADGSQVIVQSHKLRHAFATHAVQNEKLPVDIVMSLLHQKDIEVTNYYSMPTTKQISDSVNDLHENWVSYIDIQKGLLRKPQELKEIYDDYREKVGTLSKVVGGICTIDTVCPTKMACVGCAAKVPRPEFKDEITEYYNWANESEKRFEKLGLPLEARKMKISKNRARNELREIQLIEKYQEDQKFEVEVRINKRN